The genomic interval GTTTGCTCAGAGGTACCATTGAAAAGAGGTACCGTTTAAAAGGAGAACTCACCAGGCTGCCCCACTCCACCCCCAAGAAAAGGGGAAGTAAATTAATGCTAAGGAAATATTCTTGTTAAAACTTCCTATGTTCTCCACCTCCCTATAGGTCTGTGAATGTTGCTGGATGATACTTAAGTAAACTAATGCAGAACTAACTGGGGCAAATTGCATTTTGGAGGAGAACTTCAGGCTTTGGTTCAGGGCAGTCAGATATGGGTTACAATAAACTTCACAGCCTGTGTGTGTCTCCTGTAGtctgtgctctttctcatcATAGTTTATGGTTTCATACTGTGCAGTTTATAATCAGTGGATGAGTTTCCAGAGTTGAGAAGGATGTCTAATGTACTTCTTTATATTCAGATAATAAGAGAAAAATGGATGAAACTGATGCATCATCAGCTGTGAAAGTGAAACGAGCAGTACAGAAGACTTCAGATTTAATAGTCTTGGGTCTTCCTTGGAAAACCACTGAACAAGACTTAAAGGAATATTTCAGTACCTTTGGAGAAGTTCTGATGGTGCAGGTAAAATCCTTTTGCAGCTCAAATGAGGGACATTGGGTAGAAATTGGGCTCATCAGAAAGCAGGTGGAAACAATCAAGCTGTGTTAGCTTGGAGGAGATCAGGAGCTCTGTCTCTCCCTGAGGGTGTATTTTGTTCCACAAACCTGTTACTGATTTTGGGGGGAAATGTTAAGAAATTGGATGTTGCTGTGATAACAGTGTTTATAAGACTGATAAACCCTTAAGGAGATCCTAACTGAATTCATTCAGTACCAACCCACTTCATGCTCAGGCTCACTTCTGGTTCTGTTTCCTCCCCTGCAGGTTAAGAAGGATATTAAGACAGGCCACTCcaaagggtttgggtttgttcgGTTCACGGACTACGAGACGCAGGTGAAGGTGATGTCGCAGCGGCACATGATCGATGGCAGGTGGTGTGACTGTAAACTGCCCAACTCCAAGGTACGTTGGCATCGACTGCTGGGTCCTTTGGGACCAAACTCTGCAAGGgcacctctgcagcagctgggctgggctgggcacctGCACAGAGCACCCACCTGCTCGCAGATGTGGCTTTGCTGTGAACAGCCAGGACAAGGGAGagcaaggaaggaaagcagggaGGGGGGTGGGAAAATAGCTGGTTATGTGAGGGAGtgatgaaaatctgaaaataatgtGTTTAATGTCCAGCAGTACCTGCTTAGCTTGTCTGCTGCATGAATAAATGCAGAGTAAAGCAGAGGGAATAGCTAATCTAGGGAAGAGCAGAATGAGTCTTTGAGTTCAAAACTGAACCTGTAGCTTCTGGTGTCTCTGTATGCAGTTGTTAGAAAAAGAGTGTCCTCCTGCAGTGGCCttggcactgtccctgtgtgtTGCTCCCACCCTCATTTTCCTGTGGCTGTTCTTGGAATGGaatttcatttgtgttttaaagtttttaacTTACAGTCTCAAACCTTCTTGATCTTCAGCCCTCAAAACAGGGCAGATTGAGAGGGCCCTTTATCCTGCCATGACTCAGTTCTGAGGGATGGTTGTGATGGTTTTCCCCTGCActctctgcagcagagccccGACGAGCCCTTGCGCAGCAGGAAGGTGTTTGTTGGGCGCTGCACCGAGGACATGACGGCAGATGAGCTGCGACAGTTCTTTGCCCAGTATGGGGAAGTGGTAGATGTCTTCATTCCTAAACCCTTCCGGGCTTTTGCTTTTGTTACGTTTGCAGATGATCAGGTAAGGCACGTTTTAACTTCATATTTAGCCTGCATTTCAGTAGCTCCATAGTAACTTCTGGAACTACCCATGAAACACTTGCTTGTCTGCTGCTTTGAGAGTGCCATTGGTGTTAGATTGACCTGATTTATTGAGTGGACTGAGGTTACAGTTCCAGatgctgctgtgcagacaggGTTCTATTGTGCAGTTAGTGTAGTGATGTATGCAAAGATAAAACACTTCAGATTGGATTAAGTACATACCTGTGCTTCCTTTGCAGGCTAAATATCTGCTCAGAATCATGGGGGATGTTTTGTCTTTACTGCTAACATTTGAAAAAAGGACGTCTAACATGCATTTAATCAATCCCTTGTTTCTTATAGGTTGCCCAGTCTCTTTGTGGAGAGGACTTGATCATTAAAGGAATCAGCGTACATATATCCAATGCTGAACCTAAGCACAATAGCAACAGGCAGTTAGAGAGAGGTGGAAGATTTGGTGGTAACCCGGGGGGCTTTGGGAACCAGGGGGGGTTTGGCAACAGCAGAGGAGGCGGGGGCGGACTGGGCAACAACCAGGGCAGCAACATGGGCGGGGGCATGAACTTCGGAGCCTTCAGCATCAACCCCGCCATGATGGCGGCGGCGCAGGCGGcgctgcagagcagctggggcaTGATGGGCATGCTGGCCAGCCAGCAGAACCAGTCGGGGCCCTCGGGCAACAACCAGCCCCAGGGCAACATGCAGCGGGAGCAGAACCAGGGCTTTAGCTCAGGCAACAACTCCTACGGGGGGTCCAACTCGGGGGCCATAGGCTGGGGCTCGGCCTCCAACGCAGGCTCCTCCAGCGGCTTCAACGGGGGCTTTGGCTCCAGCATGGACTCCAAGGCCTCGGGCTGGGGGATGTAGGCGCAGTGGGCTCTCAGACTGACTCTGTGGTGGGAAATCAAATTTTTCTAACTTGTGGTAAGTATCCTGTAAATTACATATATACTAAAGTTTTTCAAATCAATTTGTTCAGTGTGCAGTATATTCAGCAgtatttttgacatttttcttttttaaaaaaaaaaaaaaagaaaaagaaaggtaaaagcAATTTTCTAAGTTTTGTTACATATCTAGTTGGAATTCTGAATGTTTGGAAGTGGACTGCTGTTTGCCTGATAGGTGAACTAACACTACAGTCGATAGGAAAGGCTTCTCCTGTAATACTTTATCTCTTGCTTCCTGGCTACCTGAATTCTTTGCATGTTCAAAATGGAACCATTGGTCAGAAACAGCATTCTCTCcctcttgtttttaatttgatcCCACCATAAGACTCTCCAAGTGCCCCGTTGGACAACACGGTGTcgtttttgttctgtgtttttttttaacactgtcTCCCCTCCATACTAAAGTACGATATGAAGGCTTCATTTAATCTCCACAGTTCATCTCATTTCAAATGTGTATGGAAGAAGCACTTCATTGAAAGCAGTGCTGTAAATATTCTGCCTTAGGAATACTTCTGTCTACATGCTTCTTTCTCATCCAAGAATACTTCATCACACCGCACATGCTGCGTCTTAGACGGTGGGTGTTCCATTTTTATCCGCTACTCTTTATTTCATGGAGTCGTATCAACGCTGTGAACGCAAGGCTGTGAGATGGAACCAGAAGGCTGTTTGAACTTTTGAAACCTTGTGTGGGATTGGTGGTGGTGCCGAGGCATGAGAGGGCTGGTATGTGCGAGATAAAGGAGCGAGCGCATGCGGAGACCTGGTGGTGCAGTAATGGGATTTTATTTGACTTGGCGAGATGTCTCTCAATCCTGTGGCTTTGGTGAGAGAGTGTGCGGAGAGCAATGATGGCAAATCCAGTACGAGTGTTTATTGCATTCGAAGGACATCCACATGTGCAAGACTTTTAAGTGGGTTCTCTACCTAGTTAATGACTTAGTTGAATGTGTTATGTGAAATggaatatttgtatttcttttcccttatgTCAACTGCTGTGAATGCTGTatggtgtgtgttttttttctgttaatgatCTGTAAGTGTGGTAATGTGACTTGAAGACGATGGGGTTTGTGATGAGAACATTGAGCTTGTGGTGTGCTTTGCAGTAGCTCTTGTAGCAGAGATCACTAGAGCTCAGTGTGCCTCTCCAGGGTGGAAGTTCCACTGTCTGTAAGATATCCATAAGAATGCTGTTTGCTGCAGTTTCGTGTCTGGATGCTTTTTATAAGATTTGTCACTGTAGGAAATTCTTAAATAAAACTGATTTAAGTAATATGTGTCTTTGTTTTGCAGCCCTGAATGCAAAGAATTCATAGCAGTTAATTAATTTTACCCTTTTGAGATGAACTTCTGTAAAGCTTTTTGCAGTCCCTCGGTGTGTTTCAGATAAGCAGGTTGTAAAGGAGCCACCGCTCAGCAGTCGGTCCCCGACACACCCCTGAGCCAGTGTGGCCTTGCCCTGTGCAGTGACACAGATCTAAGCTCAGGTGCCACTCCTCGGGGTGCCTGCACCTGCACTGGTAAGCAGCTCCCTGCACACTGCACTGTGCCAAGGAACGGGGCTTGGTCAGGTAGGAGCTGGAGTTCCTCATCAGAAGGGCTGGGGAGACACTGGGTGTCACAAAGGATTTCTGCCCACAGCATctcctttgggaagggaagttttAACTTGCTTTTAGATCAGCCCCCTCATGGGAAACAGGCTCCTGCCACACTTCCAGCCCAGAAGAATGCTGTGAACTCCTGTTAAAACTAGTCACAGGAAAGGCTTTCCAGCTGAATAAAGCACTAATAAATATACACAGGCTGATAAAAGTGAGAAACAAAGTTTATGAGAAGTGCAGGGTGTCACATAAGGGGCAGCTCCTTCAGACAGGGCAGGATGTTTGAGCAGAAGCTGGTGGAAGTTCTGCTGGTAGGAGCTTGAGGAATTGTTTCACATACCCACTGAAGCCTGAACTTTTCTGTccaccccagtgctgtgctggagctgtgacCAGTCTGAATATGGGAATTTACAGAGTTTTTAACCTAAGTAACTTTGCAAGTGAGATCCTCATTACTGTGTATCCTGCTGAGCCTTGTGAAGGGCAGAGCATCTGCACAGCAGAGAAAATGCACGACTTTTTCCACCTCAGTATTAAAAAATCAGCTGTATCAATGCACTCCATTTAGAAAGGGCTTCTAAACACTCAGGCTGAGAAGTAATCCCACACATTTGTTCATATTCCACTGCAAaaagttgtttacattttttaagTCAGAATAATCTCCAAACTGTCCCATCTgtgaattttgcattttagCACTTGCACTATTACCAGCTACTTCTGCTGAGTAACACTTAAAATGGTATTCTTGGACCTCCAAAGACTAACTGTGACCCCCTGCAAGGAACTGCATGGTAAGTTTTTGTAATTAGCATggttttaattctgtttcagTTGTTCAGGTTT from Pithys albifrons albifrons isolate INPA30051 chromosome 22, PitAlb_v1, whole genome shotgun sequence carries:
- the TARDBP gene encoding TAR DNA-binding protein 43 isoform X2 yields the protein MSEYIRVTEDENDEPIEIPSEDDGTVLLSTVTAQFPGACGLRYRNPVSQCMRGVRLVEGILHAPEAGWGNLVYVVNYPKDNKRKMDETDASSAVKVKRAVQKTSDLIVLGLPWKTTEQDLKEYFSTFGEVLMVQVKKDIKTGHSKGFGFVRFTDYETQVKVMSQRHMIDGRWCDCKLPNSKSPDEPLRSRKVFVGRCTEDMTADELRQFFAQYGEVVDVFIPKPFRAFAFVTFADDQVAQSLCGEDLIIKGISVHISNAEPKHNSNRQLERGGRFGGNPGGFGNQGGFGNSRGGGGGLGNNQGSNMGGGMNFGAFSINPAMMAAAQAALQSSWGMMGMLASQQNQSGPSGNNQPQGNMQREQNQGFSSGNNSYGGSNSGAIGWGSASNAGSSSGFNGGFGSSMDSKASGWGM
- the TARDBP gene encoding TAR DNA-binding protein 43 isoform X1, whose amino-acid sequence is MSEYIRVTEDENDEPIEIPSEDDGTVLLSTVTAQFPGACGLRYRNPVSQCMRGVRLVEGILHAPEAGWGNLVYVVNYPKDNKRKMDETDASSAVKVKRAVQKTSDLIVLGLPWKTTEQDLKEYFSTFGEVLMVQVKKDIKTGHSKGFGFVRFTDYETQVKVMSQRHMIDGRWCDCKLPNSKQSPDEPLRSRKVFVGRCTEDMTADELRQFFAQYGEVVDVFIPKPFRAFAFVTFADDQVAQSLCGEDLIIKGISVHISNAEPKHNSNRQLERGGRFGGNPGGFGNQGGFGNSRGGGGGLGNNQGSNMGGGMNFGAFSINPAMMAAAQAALQSSWGMMGMLASQQNQSGPSGNNQPQGNMQREQNQGFSSGNNSYGGSNSGAIGWGSASNAGSSSGFNGGFGSSMDSKASGWGM